The nucleotide window TGTCGACCGAGTCGAGCTCACCGTCGTCCATACCCGTCCGGACGGCGCCACCGGATTTCAGTCTGTCTCACCCGCGACGACTACCGGACTCTCGTGACAGTTGCGGTTGATTGTGGCCCCTCTGCTGACGGATCAGCAAATAGATTCGATACTTTATCGGGTTCCGTCTTCTACGAGCGAGCAGAGGCCGGAGACACGGACACAGACAACGAGACTCGACGGACCTACCACAGACAGCCAGTCGGGTGCGACACACGAGACGACCCACGTCGTGTTGGGCGGCGGCGCTCGGCTGCACGACGATCACGGTGTACCCGCGGGCAGACCGACAGCCGGGAACGGCCGACCGGCTGCTCGCGTGGTTCGTCCGCTGACGGGGGTCGGTCGGAGACGGATAGTCGACACTGCTCACGGGCGCGGTCGATCCGTGTCACTCTCCCGGCGCGGCAACGCCGTCCGGTCACGCAACCCTTAGTGTCGTCTCGGCCGGAACGGGTCCTATGCGAGTAGCACTACTCGGCGGCACGGGCGACGTTGGCGAGGGACTGGCGGTCAGGTGGGGGCTGGACACGGCCCACGAGCTGCTGGTCGGCTCGCGGGATCCGGAGCGAGCCCGGACGGTCGCCGAGACGTACACGGAGACTGTCGCCGACGCCGGCGGCGACGCGGACATCGCGGGTTACGTCAACAAGATGGCAGCCGACCGGGCGGACGTGGTCGTCCTGGCGGTGCCGCCGTACCACGTCGCCAACACGATCGCGGCCGTCGCCGACAGCCTCGACGACGACGACGTGGTGGTGACGCCCGCAGCCGGGATGCAGCGAGACGAGGACGGCTTCTCCTACCGGCCGCCGTCGGCCGGCAGCGTCGCCGCGCTCGTGCGCGAGGAGACGCCCGACGCCGTCCCGGTCGTCGGTGCCTTCCACAACCTCGCGGCCGGGCGCCTGGCCGACCTGGACGCGGCGATGGGGATCGACACGCTCGTGTTCGGCGACGACGACGACGCCGTCGCTCGGGTCGTCCAGTTGGCCGAGGAGATCGACGGCCTGCGCGCGCT belongs to Halobaculum sp. MBLA0143 and includes:
- the npdG gene encoding NADPH-dependent F420 reductase, with translation MRVALLGGTGDVGEGLAVRWGLDTAHELLVGSRDPERARTVAETYTETVADAGGDADIAGYVNKMAADRADVVVLAVPPYHVANTIAAVADSLDDDDVVVTPAAGMQRDEDGFSYRPPSAGSVAALVREETPDAVPVVGAFHNLAAGRLADLDAAMGIDTLVFGDDDDAVARVVQLAEEIDGLRALRVGGLGAAPEVESLTPLLINVAQQNDDLHDLGVRFH